The Carassius gibelio isolate Cgi1373 ecotype wild population from Czech Republic chromosome A1, carGib1.2-hapl.c, whole genome shotgun sequence region gtcaaaggtagacactgctatttttttgaacacacccctttcaactaattgcccaattgcacagccttaagagcgtgcatatcatgaatgctgggtcttgtttgttttctgacaatctactgaacctactggtaacttgtttgccacgtagcaataaaaaatatactaaatatactaaaaaccttgattattctggttagtcacactgctgtactgctattattttgaacaatactgtatctatctatctggccATGACCCTTCTTCTGTTTCAGGGCTGTCAGAATCTCAGTTCTCTCTTATTGAAGGAATACAGGTCCCGTGCGCAGATGATTAAGAAGAACATTCTGGCAACAGACTTTGCTATTTATATGGAGCAAGCTCCAATCCTTTTCCAGTTCAAGCTCTAAACACAGctgttcacaatttttttttttaaacacaacaaCCTAAATTGTATTTGTGTCTGTATGGTTTTGTTAATCTATAGGAAGAGAACGAAGTTCTACAAACTCGCTCAGAATAACAACTGTCTATGGAAAGATGAAGGACATGGAAAACTGCTgaggtaaaaatatatttttgaggaaTATGCACATCACTGCAcaatattcacaaatatttataaaacaaacaacacattCTCACACAACCCACCAAAAAtctacttatatatatttttttaaataatatcttCTTCTAATGACACAAACACTCTAAGAATAATTTGCTTCCTTTTATCTGATCTCATTATATTTCACTGTAAGCACAGCGTCAGAGCAGGAAACtttgactacatttttttttttttttgcttatgacCACTTCCTGTGTCTATATTAACTGATGTTCATTTCCTGTGTCTATATTAACTGATGTTCTTGATCTAAAGAGGTCATTGCTAATGACAGCAAGCGACCTATGTGCAATGACCAAACCATGGCCAGTTCAGAAGTGGTTGAGCTTCTcccacacacatttacatgcatgcatgcaggTACGCCACAACCACATGTGCATGCAAGCACACACATAGAAAGACACACTTATATACGCACATACAcaaatttctctttctttctctttaccTTGACAGATTGCTGAACTTGTAGCAACAGAACTGTACGCACAAGGAGACCGAGAGAAGTGTGAATACAACATTCAGCCAAATGTTAGTCTAGAATTATGTGTTAACTTCCTCTACTTGTTTACATTATTAGATTTGTACAGGGAGACTCTATATTTAAGAGGGAGGATGACAAattattttgtagtatttttttctttttacaaaattttacagttgtgTCGTTTAATCAGACGTTTGAATCAATGTTTGAGTGTCTTTCTTACAGGATTCGATGGACTGTGAAAACTCCACTCATTTAACCCCATATCAACTGACTATGACTATATCAACGGGATTTGCTCTTCGCTCTTCGAGGTGAGGGCCTGCTTGCACACATCCTGTTAGAAATGTGTGTCGGTATGTGTGTTTAGTGAGTAAGTGCTGCAATACTGTGCTTTTGTGTTTCAAAAGAAGTATTTAGTTTGTCCCTACTGTTTGTCTCTTTTCCCTTCTTTCCCAGGCCCTGGCCAGCATTTGTGTGTCCCGTTTCCTTCTAAAAGAAGGTTGCTGAAGGAACATAAAACAATGGCAGAACTCTTTTTGTTAACCATGCATAGAGTGGACCAAGTATGACTCAAAGTTGTATCTGATATTCAGATTATTACTATGTATGATGAAATAAAATacgttattattataataaaagcaTTTCACACTCTCAAAGATATGATTTTAACCCTCTCTGTCTGGATGCCTCTCAAGCATATAAAGGCTTGAATATGAAGAATTGAACtaatcaggggtgcgtttcccaaaaccattgttgctatcatgtttggtaatgggaaattgcattgcaaccaacaaagttgctaccTTAGTTAGCAACCGCACCCCAGTTCAATAATATGAAATAGATGCATTTCAGTGAACATTTTTTGGTAAACCTATATCAACACTTACATAGTTTAATTAACACAATTACACATTCACAATAAcacaatcacatttttttttaaatgagccttTATGTTGGAAATATCACAAGCTACACAAGACTAGGTTCTGTTTGGCTTTGTCACACTTGTGAATCACTACTAAATCATTTAATAATGAATGAATTTTGTGACTCTTGTGTTAAAGTGGTCAGAAACTGAGAGATCGAAATTcctttgatcttttgacatatatgatgtcattgtgctataaaaacatcctgtaagtttcagaactcgaAGGTTTTTCGTTAGTCTCTCGTTAGTCTACAATCAactacaatatattcaaatcctGATAGCACACACATCACAGAGATGTCTATTTGTcttctgcatttacatctgcaagacatattttttcagagtgtttgctcatctacAGTATGTCTATAGGACGTTTCCTGTCAGATGtcaaaaagacatttagaagatgtctttaaagaggtcatatgatgggatttaaattgttcctttctctttggagggttacaagctcttggtgcataaagaagaactcaaagcaaagactaaagtctcaaatccaaagaaatattctttataagAGTTAACAGTCAACCACACCCCCTAAAACTGCTCGTTCTAACACCCCccaacatgtctacatcactgtgtgggaagattagCATAACGCCGCACAGATGATCACGCAAAAAAGAAGGCTGATTGCCTAATCGGCTTTCAATGTGGATGCCCATCAGATGCTCCTTCATAGAATCCACCGGCTGCACCTTCTCAAGCCCACCTCCGCTCACTCAAGGCCACGGTGTGTGACCCTGTTTCATTTAGAAAgccaaactactttgtttggtcttccaaaagaggacacgactagaaatcatgtttataacacatttataatggattttatgtttatgtcttatAGCTTGTTGACTGGACAGgccatcacaatatgttaaggggcataacatttccgtcacaagcttgaggtattcggccaatcatttaagatgtttatgatttagaatgcatgtaaaactAACATCTTAAAGATGTTTATCATAAGGGGTTTGTACAaaacagatgctttccagatgaagcaaATGTATGATGCAATCTGGGAAATAATGTTCCGAAGAGAGGGGTTAAAACAGCACAGAAAATGGCCTATTACTTCTAAACTATgatgtttttgatgtaaaaatattGATAACATTATAATTAGCAGCAGATAATGGGGGTGTGCCTGACGGTGCAACAGAATGGTGTTTTCCCTTGATGTGGTAACAAGTCTTCATGACACGTGGCCAGACGTGCAGTTTTGTGCAGAAACACATTTGCCCGATGTATCTTTCAGACCTACTGAGTGCAGGGCAATGGTCTGGTATACTGACAGTTGAACAAGCTGACTGAACACAGATAAAAACCTACTTTCACATTTATAGAACCTTTAAATCCACTTCATCATTACCAGGGTACTTTAACTGACTTCTAAACATAactgcatttttaataattttcatattatggaattaattttattattgtaaCATGTAGTGCTATTTAAAACACATGACAgaaaataatccaaaaaaaaCGAATTATATATGGAACCCATAGTGTTTTCTTCCTTTAAGGGCCCAAGATTCAGACTAAATCCCCAGTTAAACCTTATTTGGTAAACAGAAGTGAAGTGATATTTAGGCTTGATATTTCATTGTCATATTTATAAATAACTGGGGGTTTTGGAGCCAACATAACAGCACTAGCCATgcagtgcttaaaaaaaaaaaggaatcatgAGGTTTTGTGGAAGTGGTTGGAAAATAGTTTGTGGTTtcattattcttatatatatatatatatatatatatatatatatatatatcaaaaaaagataaatatgttAAAAAGACACAGAAATACTTAGAGTTtgtataaaatagttttatttaaaaaagatataataaataaatacataaatataaatacaatacataTGTGGACAACACGCAATATTaagcaaacaaaaccaaacagtCGGACTGGCCATTGCTACAGATGTGGCAGTATCATACATTTCTTCAGGCTCATCTTCACAGATGATCCAATACATTCACGGTGCTTTgctgcaaaacaacaaaaaaggcatttatttaataacattgtTATTTCCTTGACAAATGTGATGAGACCTGATAGTTGGTTCttattaatctgttttttttttcagcattagaCATCGCACAGGTAGTGTAGATTTACTGACACTTACTTTGCAATGATCTTCTCAATGACCTTCTTAACCCATGGTGCTTTAGGGTCCAGGCAGATCACTTTCTTGGATTCCTTCAGGGTGGCTCTGTGTTAGAAATACAGAGAAAAACCAGTAAGAATCCAGTttaatactataatattaatcTGAATTATTAATGATTTCTTCTAAGCATGCAATCTGCAAGGGTTAAAGCATTATTAGTGTGAAAACTCACATGATCTCTGTGTCTTTACAGTGTGGGCTTGGAGGGAAGAGCTCCACACTCTCTATGTGTTTCCCAATGCGCCGACTCTCTGTTTCAATGCAGCGACAGCGTGGATCTATTCCCAGACCTCGAAGACTCATTCCTGAAAGCCAAATAATATGTTACATTTTCATCACATACATGCAAAATGTGAAAGTGCATTTTGTACTAACTATGGCTACTGATTAACCTGTAAGATTACTGCAATTCTCTTACCTTCACCAATGGTCAGGAATCCCAGGAAAACAATAACAGAGACTAAAAAGATTTTGCAGTGCATTCTGCCAAGAACTAACAAATGATTAAAGTAAGTCTAAAGTTTTGGATGCTAGATATCTGAGGCAATCAGATCTGTTGTTGAGTTCTGTCCACACTGTGGAACTTGCAGCTCTTATAAAGCCCAGAGTAAGAGGAAATTGCACAATGACTCAACTGGGAAAGTTTGTGATGATGTCACAGGTAAGCCTGTAGTCATACATGTGATTGTGGATTATGAAAGTGACGATGAGCTAGGGAATTTTAAAAGTTgtctgatgttgttgttttttttgttttttttgcaagacATTAATGTTGATTAAGCAGGTGAAAGTCACACTCATTCGCTTGTAAAAAATGGAAAGTTAAAGAGAAAAAATTAAAGAGAATGAAATTAACATATAATTTggacatattaatttattatttactgaatttgtaaaagtaaatttatatttatgaatgtatatttatttattaagctaataacttgtaaatgtttattaacttttaatgtttataaatttcTACAACTTTTGAGTAGGGATACAAATGAATCAATATCTATCGTTTTATTTACCCGGTGCATTTGAATGAGCCGTCTGATTGAACTGttagattttgctgtatttggctgagcagtagtttgggtggctcgccaatgtactagatttctctaatacataaaataagtaagcttGACCAAAGTTCTCGTGGGGAGCAGAATTTAATGAAGGTAGCAGTGTAGCAGTTCTTCGGCAGTGATGTTAACATGTCATCCTTCaaacaatattaaacaatattgcTGTCTGTAAGACCAGACTTTTATACCTGGTAACAAATGTGGTACAAATGCTGACCTAATGGACTAATTACATAGGCCATTTGGGCCACACTTTTGTATACAGTTTGAGTTGATATCATCTGAGACACAGATATACGTAATCTGTCAGATGAATCTGACTGTCCAGAGGAAGTGGGTGTGCAGGCCAGCACGCTTGATTAGTTTGCACAATATTGCTTTCATACAAAAAACAGATGTGTCATTTTGTCATGTTACACTTCTACTTACTGGGAAAAGTAACATATAACCGGAAAGCTATCTGTTAATTATAAAGCTTCACTTCTGAAACTGCAACTGAGTTCATTTTGTGATTGATTATTGTTAATGACTGCATTTTTTTGAACAATTCTTGATTGCGAATTATAAAATGTTAGAGTATGAGCCACAAAAAGGAAACCATGGATTGGGGAACAGTGGGCAAGACCATGGGCTGTGGAGCAGAGTTGAGCCTGGACTGAGGAGCAATGACAGAAACCATGGACTGTGGAGAAGAGGTGGGCCTGGACCATGGAGTAGTAGTGGAGACCATGTTGAAGCCAGGAGAGCAGGAAGCCAGGGTGAAGCCAAAGACCACCAGGGTGTAGCAGGTGGGACAGAGGATCCCCACaatggagcagatgaccaccagggTGGAACCGGTGGAGCAGTTGACCAGAAGAGAGCAGGTGACCAAGGTGAAGCCCGCAAAGCAATAGACCCCCACAGGTAAGGAAGCTATGGCGGAGCAGAGACATGGACAGACCACCTGGCCATGACAGAAAAGGGGCAGAGTAACCTTGAACCATCTCAGTGGCAGTAGCCTGACAGACAGAGAGTTTGTGAGTGGCCTTTATGGCTGTGGCAGGACAGGCAGAGAGTTCAGAGACAGCCTCCTTGGGTGTGACCACTATGGTCAAAACAGGCCAGGCAGGAAACTTACAGGTTGACACCATGACAGGACTGAGCTCTGGAGCTTGAGTGGGCTCTGGAGCAGATTCATGGACTGAAGTAGGCTCTGGAGATGATTTATGGATTGGAGCAGACTCATGGACTGGACAGCAGTGTGCAGCCAATTCACACAAGACAGCAACTGCCCTCATGGACATTACAGCTGACGGATGGAAGACCTCCGGGCGGTGAGGTCCCGGGATGCCAGCTGCTCACACTGACATCATTGGTGGATCATGACACTGGCCATTAGTCTTATCTGTCTTGGTCCAAGCTCCACATCCACTGGATTGTGGGCACTACAGCCCcatcaaaaacataataaaactgaAAGTACCTGAAAGATCTATATGTATACACTGTGAATTTATTTGAACCTTAAAATAATCTTGTTAATTTGATCCTATATGTAAtccatatattattatttgtgtctGGGTAGAATAAATGCCCTGATTGTGGGAAAAGACCTTGCAGCTCATTCTATATCAGATAAGAATGACTGATTCACAAGACAAGACGGCATCTGTTAGCAGTTATTTGTATAGTTTCGTGTCTGGCGGTCATGGCATACCTGTCTgtttgaaaaagagagagaaataagacTAATTACAGACTAATTACAGAACCATAGAAAACCATTAAGCCATCAAGATTGTACTCTTCCTGAAAACTGGATGGAAACAATCCAGTTTTCTGTGGTATTAGCTTTTTTCAGCATGGTCTTAAATGAGGGATATTCTGGTAAATGCAATCTGCAAATGGTATAAGCAACACTGGAGGTGTACATGAAGAAGATGTCAAACTACTGTATAAGACGTTTGATTTATAACCTAAACTGAATTTTTAGGATATTATTTTTCGGTGACTCTGCTTTTGGTGAAATTTTGCAGCACTGGAAAAACTCTTTCTCAAGAGACATTTGTGGTTTGGCAGCAGtctgtaattttttcttttttttatccccCACATCTGTTATCCTGCACTGCTTATTGAATTAAAAAGGAAATACTTCTTCGGATGAGATGAGATTTCTGGTGAAGTTCGAAAAACTTGTAAATGAATTCATGTATAGTTAATACTGTAAGCAGCACAGCTGGTGGTGATGTTAACATGTCATCCTTCAAACAATATTAACCAAAGTACTGTCTGTAAGACCAGACTTTTAACAAATGTATGGCATTATTTTTGTGCCACAATCCTAAGCGAGTAATTGTACATTTTGAGCACAGAGAACTATATTTTGCAAgcacattaaattatattttgaacagaaattaacaatcgcaaaaaaaaaaaaaaaaaatcgcttgagcaaagaaaaaacgttcaatttaataaaaaaaattaataaaatgcaataccgtttttccatttagtttaacAAATGGAAAATTAGTTTTTGGCTCTATATATCATTTTGTCTTTTGGGGTTTACaaatcggtttatggcttcaatatttcatgcgCACTTGTGGGCGGTGCTAAAaggctgctttcatctgattggtcgatttgctccgccttcagctcggtcttttcattctttcggcagaataagagtcagtgcaaGTGctgcactgtaatgtctgaaactacagctcactgttaattagaataatatttgaaacagatgtggctgggcacataattcgtgctgctgtgacttgcaagtgacccctttaaattatttctaggttatagtattgtatgaatattgtcccactgtaaatacagtgcaaatagttctgtctccttggataaaagtgaagtggaaatcaaaatcattaatagactgaacagttccatgataatatgtctgtaacatttattaCTTTCGTCTT contains the following coding sequences:
- the cxcl8a gene encoding interleukin-8; amino-acid sequence: MHCKIFLVSVIVFLGFLTIGEGMSLRGLGIDPRCRCIETESRRIGKHIESVELFPPSPHCKDTEIIATLKESKKVICLDPKAPWVKKVIEKIIANKAP